A stretch of the Comamonas testosteroni TK102 genome encodes the following:
- a CDS encoding SDR family oxidoreductase — translation MEGKVAVITGASSGIGEAIAHELSAAGCSLILTARRADRLHTLCAKLPTPAAALSAAIDDPATARALLEMACRTYGRADILINNAGMLVSGPLETVDLDALMQMTRTNYDAVVRASYVFARAFKQQSSGFIINVSSVGAYLSHSSMGVYAGLKQAIEVFSTALRVELKGSGVRVGTIAPGTTDTEIFDRLRASGQSVRADQTPALQPLNVASAVRYMLQQPEHANVARMLLVSSSESV, via the coding sequence TTGGAAGGTAAGGTCGCCGTCATCACCGGCGCATCGTCAGGCATCGGCGAAGCCATTGCCCATGAGCTCAGCGCCGCTGGCTGCAGCCTGATCTTGACCGCGCGCCGAGCCGATCGGCTGCATACGCTGTGCGCCAAGCTCCCCACCCCCGCCGCCGCCCTGAGCGCTGCCATTGATGACCCTGCCACGGCACGGGCCCTACTGGAGATGGCCTGCCGAACCTACGGCCGTGCCGATATCCTGATCAACAACGCCGGCATGCTGGTCAGCGGCCCTCTGGAAACCGTTGACCTCGACGCCCTGATGCAGATGACGCGCACCAACTACGACGCCGTGGTGCGCGCCTCCTATGTGTTCGCACGCGCGTTCAAGCAGCAGAGTAGCGGCTTCATCATCAATGTATCCAGCGTAGGGGCCTACCTGAGCCATTCATCCATGGGTGTCTACGCGGGACTCAAGCAAGCGATCGAGGTTTTCAGCACCGCGCTGCGAGTTGAGCTCAAAGGCAGTGGCGTGCGCGTGGGAACCATCGCACCAGGCACTACGGACACCGAGATCTTTGACCGGCTGAGAGCCTCGGGCCAGTCGGTGCGGGCAGACCAGACGCCCGCCCTGCAGCCATTGAACGTCGCGTCTGCCGTGCGCTACATGCTGCAGCAGCCTGAGCATGCCAACGTGGCGCGCATGCTCCTCGTTTCGTCTTCGGAATCCGTCTGA
- a CDS encoding electron transfer flavoprotein subunit alpha/FixB family protein: protein MTSLVIAEHDNASIKTATLNTVTAAKACGGDVHVLVVGEGAAAAAAAAAQIAGVSKVIHADGASLKDGLAENVAAQVLAIVGSGAGNYSHILFPSTASGKNVAPRVAAKLDVAQISDITKVDSADTFERPIYAGNAIATVQSADAVKVITVRTTGFDAAAATGGSAAVEAVAAVADSGKSAFVGREVTKSERPELTAAKIIVSGGRALGSAEKFQEVMSPLADKLGAAIGASRAAVDAGYAPNDLQVGQTGKIVAPQLYIACGISGAIQHLAGMKDSKVIVAINKDPEAPIFSVVDYGLEADLFQAVPELVKAI from the coding sequence ATGACTTCTCTCGTAATTGCAGAACACGACAACGCTTCGATCAAGACCGCGACCCTGAACACCGTGACGGCTGCCAAGGCCTGCGGCGGTGATGTGCATGTGCTGGTGGTTGGCGAAGGTGCAGCCGCTGCAGCAGCCGCTGCCGCCCAGATCGCCGGAGTCTCCAAGGTCATCCATGCCGACGGCGCCAGCCTCAAGGACGGCCTGGCCGAGAACGTGGCCGCCCAGGTGCTGGCAATTGTGGGCAGTGGTGCCGGCAACTACAGCCACATTCTGTTCCCCTCGACTGCCTCGGGCAAGAACGTGGCGCCCCGCGTGGCCGCCAAGCTGGACGTGGCCCAGATCAGCGACATCACCAAGGTCGACTCCGCCGACACCTTCGAGCGCCCCATCTATGCGGGCAACGCCATTGCCACCGTGCAGTCTGCCGATGCCGTCAAGGTCATCACCGTGCGTACCACGGGCTTTGACGCAGCGGCTGCCACTGGCGGCTCTGCTGCCGTGGAAGCCGTGGCGGCAGTGGCCGACAGCGGCAAGAGCGCCTTTGTGGGCCGCGAAGTGACCAAGAGCGAGCGTCCCGAACTGACGGCTGCCAAGATCATCGTCTCCGGCGGTCGTGCGCTGGGTTCGGCCGAGAAGTTCCAGGAAGTCATGTCGCCGCTGGCCGACAAGCTGGGAGCGGCCATCGGCGCCAGCCGTGCGGCCGTCGATGCGGGCTATGCGCCCAACGACCTGCAAGTGGGCCAGACGGGCAAGATCGTGGCGCCGCAGCTGTACATTGCCTGCGGCATCTCGGGAGCGATCCAGCATCTGGCGGGCATGAAGGACTCCAAGGTGATCGTGGCGATCAACAAGGACCCCGAGGCGCCGATCTTCTCGGTGGTCGACTATGGTCTGGAAGCGGACCTGTTCCAGGCCGTGCCGGAGTTGGTCAAGGCGATCTAG
- a CDS encoding indolepyruvate ferredoxin oxidoreductase family protein — translation MNVQIKERLEISPMTHPVSLADKYELPAGRVYMNGTQAMVRLLLAQKARDEAAGLNTEGFVSGYRGSPLGAVDQELWRNRVLLDKHKVRFQPGLNEELAATSVWGTQMVSLDPKARVDGVFALWYGKGPGVDRSGDVFKHGNIAGGASHGGVLLVAGDDHACKSSSLPHQSEHAFIAAMIPVLHPSGVHEFIEFGLHGYAMSRYSGCWVGFKVISDTVESSSSFDIDPMSVEIKIPQSYPVPADGFSIRWPDPPLEQENRLQRERLYALLEYVRLNKLNRQDWMAPDARLGICTTGKSYLDVREALSLLGLDEAAAQALGVRLLKIGVVWPLEPTCVVEFAQGLDEILVVEEKRQVLEYQIKEHLYNEPHRPRVVGKYDESGEWVQVPSSGILLSPNGELTPAGIADVIAARLVKVFGHGELPESAREWLERQTAAAPRSPSDAPVPQRLPYFCSGCPHNTSTQVPEGSRALAGIGCHYMSMWMDRRTETFSQMGGEGVPWIGQAPYTDTPHVFANLGDGTYMHSGSLAIRAAVAAGVNITYKLLVNDAVAMTGGQPVEGAPSVPQLLRQIAAEGVTELHLVSDEPEAFQALDDFPEDVKVSHRDGMDALQRQLREVKGVSVIVYAQTCAAEKRRRRKKKTLVDPARRVVINEEVCEGCGDCGVQSNCVSILPLETPLGRKRQIDQSGCNKDFSCVRGFCPSFVVLEGAELRKPQRDRVAPPTGLAQPELPALARPWNILVAGVGGTGVVTIGALMGMAAHLEGKGVLVLDMAGLAQKGGAVMSHVRLAADPSQLHAARVARGQADVVLGCDLMVAAAGDALASMAPGRTRAVLNTDVAPTGSFTRDPDWQASPDAMLERVGSAAAEVESLEASRLAVALMGDAVATNVFLLGFAWQKGWVPLQEDSLLRAIELNGAAVGMNRAAFAWGRQAALDPAAVRRAAGLPSNEKVMLMPSRTASLASVLADRTERLADYQNARYAQRYEAAVRRVADVEKARVGGERLAREVAVSLYKLMAYKDEYEVARLHTSSDFLARLQERFEGDFTVSYYLAPPLLARRDAQGRPIKQRYGAWVQTAFRLLARLRFLRGTVFDPFGWTRERREERAAIDEFEAMVEDLLKDLNSSNFSEALALARLPQQVRGYGHVKAREHDVVQKKASELLARWRTKTSLPQG, via the coding sequence ATAAATGTTCAAATAAAAGAGCGACTGGAGATATCCCCCATGACCCATCCCGTTTCCCTGGCGGACAAGTACGAGCTGCCCGCTGGCCGTGTTTACATGAACGGCACGCAGGCGATGGTTCGGCTGCTGCTGGCGCAAAAGGCCCGCGACGAGGCGGCCGGATTGAATACCGAAGGCTTCGTATCCGGCTATCGTGGCTCTCCGTTGGGGGCCGTAGACCAGGAGCTGTGGAGGAACCGGGTGTTGCTGGACAAGCACAAGGTGCGCTTCCAGCCCGGCCTGAACGAAGAATTGGCGGCAACGTCGGTCTGGGGCACGCAGATGGTGAGCCTGGATCCAAAGGCGCGGGTCGATGGCGTGTTCGCCCTCTGGTACGGGAAGGGGCCGGGCGTGGACCGAAGCGGCGATGTCTTCAAGCACGGCAACATCGCGGGTGGTGCCTCGCATGGGGGCGTCTTGCTGGTGGCGGGCGACGACCATGCCTGCAAGTCATCCAGTCTGCCGCATCAGAGCGAGCATGCATTCATCGCTGCGATGATTCCGGTGCTGCATCCTTCGGGCGTACACGAGTTCATCGAATTCGGACTGCACGGGTACGCCATGTCGCGCTATTCGGGTTGCTGGGTGGGCTTCAAGGTGATCAGCGATACGGTCGAGTCTTCGTCGTCGTTCGACATCGATCCAATGTCGGTCGAGATAAAGATTCCGCAGTCCTACCCGGTTCCCGCCGACGGTTTCTCGATCCGCTGGCCCGATCCTCCGCTGGAGCAGGAGAACCGCCTGCAGCGCGAGCGCCTTTATGCCTTGCTCGAGTACGTGCGCTTGAACAAGCTCAATCGCCAGGACTGGATGGCCCCCGACGCGCGCCTGGGTATCTGCACCACCGGCAAGAGCTACCTCGACGTGCGCGAGGCGCTGTCGCTGCTGGGTTTGGACGAGGCGGCGGCACAGGCGCTGGGCGTGCGCCTGCTCAAGATCGGCGTGGTCTGGCCCTTGGAGCCGACCTGCGTGGTCGAGTTCGCGCAGGGGCTCGACGAAATACTGGTCGTGGAGGAAAAGCGCCAGGTACTTGAATACCAGATCAAGGAGCATCTCTACAACGAACCCCACCGTCCCCGCGTGGTCGGCAAATACGATGAATCGGGCGAATGGGTTCAGGTCCCCAGCAGCGGCATTCTGCTGTCGCCTAATGGCGAACTCACGCCTGCGGGCATCGCTGATGTCATCGCCGCGCGTCTGGTCAAGGTGTTCGGCCATGGCGAGCTGCCGGAGTCGGCGCGGGAGTGGCTGGAGCGCCAGACGGCGGCGGCGCCCCGCTCCCCATCCGATGCGCCTGTACCGCAGCGGCTTCCTTACTTTTGTTCGGGCTGCCCCCACAACACCAGCACGCAGGTGCCGGAAGGGTCGCGCGCGCTGGCGGGGATCGGCTGTCACTACATGTCGATGTGGATGGATCGCAGGACGGAAACGTTTAGCCAGATGGGCGGGGAAGGGGTGCCGTGGATAGGGCAGGCGCCTTACACGGATACGCCACATGTGTTCGCCAACCTGGGCGATGGCACCTACATGCATTCAGGCTCCCTGGCCATCCGCGCTGCCGTGGCCGCCGGTGTCAACATCACCTACAAGCTGCTGGTCAACGATGCCGTTGCCATGACGGGAGGCCAGCCGGTCGAAGGCGCACCTTCGGTGCCCCAGTTGCTGCGACAGATTGCCGCCGAAGGCGTGACGGAGCTGCACCTGGTGAGCGACGAGCCCGAGGCCTTTCAAGCCTTGGACGACTTTCCCGAGGACGTCAAGGTGTCGCACCGCGACGGTATGGACGCGCTGCAGCGCCAACTGCGCGAGGTCAAGGGGGTATCGGTGATCGTCTATGCGCAGACCTGCGCCGCTGAGAAGCGCCGTCGGCGCAAGAAGAAAACCCTGGTCGATCCGGCGCGCAGGGTGGTCATCAACGAGGAGGTGTGCGAGGGCTGCGGCGACTGCGGCGTGCAGTCCAACTGTGTCTCCATCCTGCCGCTGGAAACGCCCCTGGGCCGCAAGCGGCAGATCGACCAGAGCGGTTGCAACAAGGACTTCTCCTGCGTGCGTGGGTTCTGTCCCAGCTTTGTGGTGCTCGAAGGCGCCGAGCTGCGAAAACCCCAGCGTGACCGCGTGGCGCCGCCCACCGGTCTGGCACAGCCCGAGCTGCCTGCATTGGCGCGTCCCTGGAACATCCTGGTGGCGGGGGTCGGCGGCACCGGCGTGGTGACCATCGGTGCGCTCATGGGGATGGCTGCGCACCTCGAAGGCAAAGGGGTGCTGGTGCTGGACATGGCAGGCCTGGCGCAGAAGGGCGGGGCGGTGATGTCCCATGTGCGGCTGGCGGCGGACCCCTCCCAACTGCATGCCGCACGGGTGGCGCGCGGACAGGCGGACGTGGTGCTCGGCTGCGACCTGATGGTGGCCGCGGCGGGCGATGCGCTGGCTTCCATGGCTCCCGGGCGCACTCGCGCCGTGCTGAATACGGATGTGGCCCCCACGGGCAGCTTCACCCGGGATCCCGATTGGCAGGCTTCCCCCGATGCGATGCTGGAGCGGGTCGGCTCGGCCGCTGCCGAGGTGGAGTCCCTGGAGGCCTCCCGCCTGGCGGTCGCCCTCATGGGGGATGCCGTGGCCACCAACGTATTCCTGCTGGGCTTTGCATGGCAAAAGGGTTGGGTGCCTCTGCAAGAGGATTCTTTGCTGCGCGCCATTGAACTCAACGGTGCCGCGGTGGGCATGAACCGCGCAGCATTTGCCTGGGGGCGACAGGCTGCGCTGGATCCTGCTGCGGTACGCCGCGCGGCCGGCCTGCCATCCAATGAGAAGGTGATGTTGATGCCCAGCAGAACGGCCTCTCTTGCGAGCGTCCTGGCCGATCGCACAGAGCGGCTCGCCGACTATCAGAATGCGCGCTACGCGCAGCGCTACGAGGCGGCCGTGCGGCGTGTCGCCGATGTCGAAAAGGCCCGTGTCGGGGGGGAGCGCCTGGCGCGCGAGGTCGCGGTGAGCCTCTACAAGCTGATGGCCTACAAAGATGAATACGAAGTGGCTCGCCTGCACACCAGCAGTGATTTCCTTGCCCGGTTGCAAGAGCGCTTCGAGGGGGATTTCACCGTGAGCTACTACCTGGCGCCGCCGCTGCTCGCACGTCGCGATGCGCAGGGCCGTCCCATCAAGCAGCGCTATGGCGCGTGGGTACAGACCGCCTTTCGTTTGTTGGCCCGTTTGCGCTTCCTGCGTGGAACAGTCTTCGATCCGTTCGGCTGGACTCGGGAGCGGCGGGAGGAACGTGCGGCAATCGACGAATTCGAAGCCATGGTTGAGGACCTGCTGAAGGACTTGAATAGCAGCAACTTCAGCGAAGCGCTCGCGCTCGCCCGTTTGCCCCAGCAGGTGCGAGGCTACGGCCATGTGAAGGCGCGCGAGCACGATGTCGTGCAGAAAAAGGCATCGGAACTCTTGGCCCGCTGGCGAACAAAGACCAGCCTTCCCCAAGGCTGA
- a CDS encoding electron transfer flavoprotein subunit beta/FixA family protein, which yields MKILVPVKRVVDYNVKVRVKSDNTGVDIANVKMSMNPFDEIAVEEAVRLKEKGLVTEVIAVSCGVAQCQETLRTAMAIGADRAILVETDIELQPLAVAKLLKALVDKEQPGLVICGKQAIDDDANQTGQMLAALADMPQATFASKVEVAGDKADASRVNVTREVDGGLETVALATPAVITTDLRLNEPRYVTLPNIMKAKKKQLDTFKPEDLGVDVTPRLKTVKVSEPAKRGAGVKVADVAALVDKLKNEAKVI from the coding sequence ATGAAAATCCTCGTCCCTGTCAAGCGCGTGGTGGACTACAACGTGAAGGTCCGCGTGAAGTCGGACAACACGGGTGTGGACATCGCCAACGTGAAGATGAGCATGAACCCCTTTGACGAAATCGCCGTCGAGGAGGCCGTGCGCCTGAAGGAAAAAGGCCTGGTGACCGAAGTCATCGCCGTCTCCTGCGGCGTGGCCCAATGCCAGGAAACCCTGCGCACCGCCATGGCCATCGGCGCCGACCGCGCCATCCTGGTCGAGACCGACATCGAACTCCAGCCCCTGGCCGTGGCCAAGCTGCTCAAAGCCCTGGTGGACAAGGAGCAACCCGGTCTGGTCATCTGCGGCAAGCAGGCCATCGACGACGATGCCAACCAGACCGGCCAGATGCTGGCGGCCCTGGCCGACATGCCCCAGGCCACCTTCGCCTCCAAGGTCGAAGTCGCCGGCGACAAGGCTGACGCGTCCCGGGTCAACGTCACCCGCGAAGTGGACGGCGGCCTGGAAACCGTGGCCCTGGCTACGCCCGCCGTCATCACCACTGACCTGCGCCTGAACGAGCCCCGCTACGTCACCTTGCCCAACATCATGAAGGCCAAGAAAAAGCAGCTGGACACCTTCAAGCCCGAAGACCTGGGCGTGGACGTGACGCCTCGCCTGAAGACCGTGAAAGTCTCCGAGCCTGCCAAGCGCGGCGCTGGCGTCAAGGTGGCCGATGTGGCGGCCCTGGTCGACAAGCTGAAAAATGAAGCCAAAGTGATCTAA
- a CDS encoding ferredoxin, producing the protein MISITDLALSKGKIMSSHGKKTALRVIVDRGRCCGYGLCAQLCPEVYKLDENGLVYVESELVPGGLEEEAREGAAACPAEALVIEEI; encoded by the coding sequence ATGATCAGCATCACCGATCTAGCTCTATCGAAAGGAAAAATCATGAGTTCCCACGGAAAAAAAACCGCACTTCGAGTGATCGTGGATCGCGGTCGTTGCTGCGGCTATGGGCTGTGCGCCCAACTTTGCCCAGAGGTATACAAGCTGGATGAGAACGGCTTGGTGTACGTCGAATCCGAGCTTGTCCCCGGTGGGCTTGAGGAGGAGGCGAGGGAAGGGGCTGCGGCCTGCCCGGCGGAAGCGCTGGTCATCGAAGAGATTTAG
- a CDS encoding LysR family transcriptional regulator: MTIGLPALPRFTLRQLHYFVAVARCGQISAAATEVGLSQSAMTLAIADLEQAMGTALLDRGRQGVTLTLQGQGFLQHAESVLRMANEAARFPMHGRDLHGKLEVAATYTVLGYFLLPALARFCELYPRIELSLEEMPRKDIEARLASGQLEMGALLLSNLEAPERLETRVLERSRRQLWMAAGHDYAGRGSLSFEELAALPYILPMVDEGDRNARRYWADAGYTPRKIIQTSSMEALREMVALNLGVTILSDMVFRPWSLDGRRIHAVPMDARLPVMEVGLAWSANRTLSPCAAALEQFLGRSFANGAQAVART, encoded by the coding sequence ATGACGATCGGTCTCCCTGCCCTGCCGCGCTTCACGCTGCGCCAACTGCACTACTTCGTCGCTGTGGCCCGTTGCGGGCAAATCTCGGCAGCCGCAACGGAAGTCGGCCTGTCGCAGTCGGCCATGACACTGGCGATCGCAGACCTGGAGCAAGCCATGGGCACGGCCTTGCTGGATCGCGGGCGCCAGGGCGTCACCCTCACCCTGCAAGGACAAGGCTTTCTGCAGCACGCCGAATCCGTTCTGCGCATGGCCAACGAGGCGGCCCGCTTTCCGATGCACGGACGCGACCTCCACGGGAAACTGGAAGTGGCCGCGACCTACACCGTCCTGGGCTACTTCCTGTTGCCCGCCCTCGCACGTTTCTGCGAGCTGTACCCCCGGATTGAGCTATCTCTCGAGGAGATGCCGCGCAAGGACATCGAGGCCCGCCTGGCAAGCGGCCAACTGGAAATGGGCGCACTTTTGCTGTCCAACCTTGAAGCGCCGGAGCGCTTGGAAACCCGCGTCCTGGAAAGATCCCGGCGCCAGCTCTGGATGGCTGCGGGCCACGACTACGCTGGCCGGGGGAGCTTGAGCTTCGAGGAATTAGCGGCGCTCCCCTACATCCTGCCCATGGTGGACGAAGGCGACCGGAATGCCCGGCGCTACTGGGCCGATGCGGGATACACGCCACGCAAGATCATTCAGACCTCTTCCATGGAAGCGCTGCGCGAGATGGTCGCCCTCAATCTGGGCGTGACCATCCTGTCGGACATGGTGTTTCGGCCGTGGTCCTTGGATGGACGCCGCATCCACGCCGTCCCCATGGACGCACGGCTACCGGTCATGGAAGTCGGCCTGGCCTGGTCAGCGAACCGCACATTGAGCCCCTGCGCAGCGGCGTTGGAGCAGTTCCTGGGCCGATCATTCGCCAACGGCGCACAGGCAGTGGCAAGAACATAA
- a CDS encoding PAS domain S-box protein: MGHAYRTQRRFRRKDGSLFWGELTSRLIDSDNLHEGSIWIVSDMSENLLAQQGPNEAHEQFTRQPQRGLRAITLLAKACNSSYQPYKAKAWQSHAASKATAINHRLQDG, from the coding sequence GTGGGCCATGCCTACCGCACGCAGCGGCGCTTTAGGCGCAAGGACGGCAGTCTGTTCTGGGGAGAGCTTACGAGCCGCCTCATCGACTCAGATAACCTGCACGAGGGCTCGATCTGGATCGTCAGCGACATGAGTGAGAACCTGCTTGCGCAACAGGGTCCGAACGAGGCGCACGAACAGTTCACGCGGCAGCCTCAGCGGGGGCTCAGGGCCATAACGCTTCTCGCGAAGGCGTGCAATAGCAGCTACCAACCCTATAAAGCCAAGGCTTGGCAATCACATGCGGCCTCCAAGGCAACCGCCATAAATCACCGGCTCCAGGACGGGTAG
- a CDS encoding IclR family transcriptional regulator, with protein sequence MKSVVTEDKPAPDKAPALADRPKKSGSSQGVIVKPVVNAIGVLRYLAHKGAPERAADIARHLEINPSTCFNILRTLVSEDVVDFNPLSKTYSAGLGLARLAEQLVTQGQRLQLALPLMRELAIERGITVTLWRRMGNDRIVLVSSESSPTDLHIYMPLGQRLPILMGASGRLFVGQMNLSEKDLRAEFANIRWARALSFEEYLEQVHLAQRHGWAVDDGYFSDGVLAIAAPVRDTAHNIAYTVSAVMIRSHHPNARARIKALGESLKELGTRLESVLF encoded by the coding sequence ATGAAATCCGTTGTGACCGAAGACAAACCCGCGCCGGACAAAGCTCCGGCCTTGGCCGATAGACCCAAGAAATCTGGATCTAGCCAAGGCGTCATCGTGAAGCCCGTGGTAAATGCCATCGGAGTCCTTCGATACCTCGCGCACAAGGGCGCCCCCGAACGAGCTGCAGACATAGCTCGGCACCTGGAAATCAATCCAAGCACCTGCTTCAACATCCTTCGAACACTGGTCTCAGAAGATGTCGTCGACTTCAATCCGCTCTCCAAAACGTACTCTGCGGGGCTGGGGCTGGCTCGGTTAGCAGAACAACTGGTGACACAAGGCCAGCGTCTCCAACTGGCATTACCGCTCATGCGCGAACTTGCCATCGAGCGAGGGATCACAGTCACGCTCTGGCGTCGGATGGGCAATGACAGGATCGTGCTCGTCAGCTCCGAATCCAGCCCTACCGATCTGCACATCTACATGCCGCTGGGCCAGCGCCTGCCCATCCTGATGGGAGCCAGCGGCCGGCTCTTCGTTGGGCAGATGAATCTCTCGGAGAAAGACCTGCGCGCTGAATTCGCCAACATTCGCTGGGCACGCGCGCTGTCGTTCGAGGAATACCTGGAACAGGTTCATCTGGCCCAACGCCATGGATGGGCCGTTGACGATGGTTACTTCTCCGACGGCGTCCTGGCGATCGCAGCCCCCGTTCGCGACACCGCGCACAACATTGCCTACACCGTTTCGGCCGTCATGATCCGCAGCCATCACCCTAATGCACGAGCCCGGATCAAGGCCCTTGGAGAGTCGCTGAAGGAATTGGGCACGCGGCTGGAATCCGTGCTCTTTTGA
- a CDS encoding VOC family protein has product MDIIGIGYLGFETTKVDEWREYGPQVMGFQIGQSPASDPDSLYFRLDDRRHRFAFHPGKIDRLAYIGWEAKGKIEFEAAIARFKEHGVEVTMGDAALCEQRGVKGVFRFRDPVGYQHEMFHGQKWMPRSFTPGRPHGGFVAGVRGLGHLVVITPQWPPELQDFFVKLMGFHYYGPGAGKGQTAFYRSKLNTYTSHDIAYGYGPGKMGVQHVGLFVKSLRDVGETYDIVKQRGIPMMMTLGQHSQDPHASFYHFSPGGFALETITELEPWHDDGFELNPEKLSTWGHEVVGPILGPSVRTPEELLEPELLAKYKQG; this is encoded by the coding sequence ATGGACATCATAGGCATTGGATACCTTGGCTTCGAGACAACCAAGGTGGACGAATGGCGGGAATACGGGCCGCAAGTCATGGGTTTTCAGATCGGCCAGTCGCCGGCGTCAGATCCGGACTCCCTCTACTTCCGCTTGGACGACCGGCGGCACCGGTTCGCCTTCCATCCCGGCAAGATCGACCGCCTGGCCTACATTGGGTGGGAGGCCAAGGGGAAGATCGAGTTCGAGGCGGCAATCGCCCGATTCAAGGAGCATGGCGTGGAGGTCACCATGGGCGATGCGGCGCTGTGCGAACAGCGTGGCGTCAAGGGAGTGTTCCGTTTTCGCGACCCGGTCGGCTACCAGCATGAGATGTTCCATGGTCAGAAATGGATGCCCCGCTCCTTCACGCCAGGCCGCCCTCACGGGGGCTTCGTAGCCGGTGTGCGGGGATTGGGGCATCTGGTTGTGATCACGCCGCAATGGCCGCCCGAGTTGCAGGATTTCTTCGTCAAGCTGATGGGCTTTCACTACTATGGTCCGGGTGCTGGCAAGGGCCAGACGGCGTTCTACCGTTCCAAGCTCAACACCTACACCAGCCACGATATCGCGTATGGATACGGGCCCGGGAAGATGGGTGTCCAGCACGTGGGCCTGTTTGTGAAAAGCCTGCGCGACGTCGGCGAGACCTACGACATCGTGAAGCAGCGCGGGATCCCGATGATGATGACCTTGGGTCAGCACTCGCAGGATCCGCACGCTTCCTTCTACCATTTCTCGCCGGGCGGCTTTGCGTTAGAAACAATCACCGAGCTGGAGCCTTGGCACGACGATGGCTTCGAGCTCAATCCCGAGAAGCTCAGCACCTGGGGCCATGAAGTGGTGGGGCCGATCCTCGGCCCGAGCGTACGAACGCCTGAAGAGCTGCTGGAGCCCGAGCTTCTGGCCAAGTACAAGCAGGGCTGA
- a CDS encoding SDR family oxidoreductase, whose translation MLIDLSQKRVIVTGASRGIGRAIASAFAKEGARVAVCARTQADIDAVGAELAATAQAVIARAVDVTDTEGVKAFVDEIATAWGGVDVLINNAGQGRGGNLDTLTPEQILEHANVLQMGHFRFIQAVVPHMRKQRWGRIVEINALAGTQITPDGIPSVVNRAGCIAMSKSLGMSLPKDNILVNTLNMGWIDTGQWDRHYREMPPGTPRDEFDAMVLKVVPLGRFGKPEDVAGMALFLASDYASFISAASIDIAGGMGGQIAYYPTLKRDFGAAMELRYPQPNAQA comes from the coding sequence ATGCTTATCGATTTGAGTCAAAAGCGCGTCATCGTGACGGGCGCCTCGCGCGGAATTGGCCGGGCCATCGCCAGCGCCTTTGCTAAGGAAGGGGCCCGCGTTGCGGTCTGCGCCCGCACACAAGCCGACATCGACGCCGTGGGTGCCGAGCTGGCGGCGACGGCGCAGGCCGTGATCGCACGTGCGGTGGACGTCACCGACACCGAAGGCGTGAAAGCCTTCGTGGATGAGATCGCAACCGCATGGGGCGGCGTGGATGTCCTGATCAATAACGCTGGCCAGGGTCGCGGCGGCAACCTCGACACACTCACGCCCGAGCAGATCCTGGAGCATGCCAACGTGCTGCAGATGGGCCACTTCCGCTTCATCCAGGCCGTGGTTCCCCACATGCGCAAGCAGCGTTGGGGGCGCATCGTCGAGATCAATGCGCTTGCCGGCACCCAGATCACCCCCGACGGCATTCCCTCGGTGGTCAACCGCGCTGGCTGCATCGCGATGTCAAAGTCTTTGGGCATGTCTCTGCCCAAAGACAATATTCTGGTCAACACCCTCAACATGGGCTGGATCGACACAGGACAGTGGGATCGCCACTACCGCGAAATGCCTCCCGGCACGCCACGCGATGAATTCGATGCCATGGTTCTCAAGGTCGTCCCACTGGGTCGCTTCGGCAAGCCCGAAGACGTCGCCGGCATGGCATTGTTCCTGGCGAGCGACTACGCCAGCTTCATCAGCGCCGCCTCGATCGACATTGCTGGCGGCATGGGCGGGCAGATCGCCTACTACCCGACCCTCAAAAGGGACTTTGGCGCAGCTATGGAGTTGCGCTATCCCCAACCGAACGCCCAGGCCTGA